A window of the Branchiibius hedensis genome harbors these coding sequences:
- a CDS encoding endonuclease/exonuclease/phosphatase family protein, translating into MTRGAGVVRVASYNIHALKNDRAALHRVVQAIAPDVLLLQEVPRHPLSSHRIAALAADFGLTWSGGSRGGTSTAVMTSLRVDEQAAWRASLPTPRFSEPRGYAVVQVALPGFQPLTAVGTHFGLPAADRAAQSAALVARLRRIRGPLVVGGDVNERAGGPVWHQLGAILRAVPGASNTFPAAVPDRQIDAFWSSPDLQVQAVDPATCGTPSDRVRASDHLPIVIDVHLPGLR; encoded by the coding sequence AACGACCGCGCAGCGCTTCACCGGGTGGTCCAGGCCATCGCACCGGATGTGCTATTGCTGCAAGAGGTTCCACGCCATCCGCTGTCCTCGCACCGAATCGCGGCGTTGGCGGCGGACTTCGGACTGACCTGGTCGGGCGGATCCCGGGGCGGCACCAGCACCGCCGTGATGACCAGTCTGCGCGTCGATGAACAGGCAGCGTGGCGAGCGTCGCTGCCCACCCCCCGCTTCAGCGAGCCACGCGGGTACGCCGTGGTGCAGGTCGCACTGCCCGGCTTCCAGCCGTTGACCGCGGTGGGTACCCACTTCGGCCTGCCCGCCGCCGACCGCGCCGCCCAGAGCGCGGCGCTGGTGGCGCGGCTGCGCCGGATCCGCGGTCCGTTGGTGGTCGGCGGCGACGTCAATGAGCGTGCCGGCGGCCCCGTGTGGCACCAGTTGGGCGCGATCCTGCGGGCTGTGCCGGGCGCGAGCAACACCTTCCCGGCGGCGGTACCGGACCGCCAGATCGATGCGTTCTGGTCCAGCCCGGATCTGCAGGTCCAGGCGGTTGATCCTGCTACGTGCGGTACGCCGAGTGATCGGGTCCGCGCCAGCGACCACCTACCGATCGTGATCGACGTGCACCTGCCGGGACTGCGCTGA
- a CDS encoding lysophospholipid acyltransferase family protein → MYWLLKHVLLGPWLRWIFKPEVEGVENVPAEGPAILASNHLSYTDWLFMPLVISRRVTFVAKADYFVGGGIKGEFQKWFFSNTGQVPIDRSSGDAAAGALNTGLQILARGELFGIFPEGTRSHDGRLYKGKTGVARMALAAQVPVIPVAVIGTDEIAPPGKVFGRFVHPQVRFGKAIDFSRYYGMEDDRFVLRSITDEIMYQLMLLSGQEYVDIYAAKAKSKLAQVARNIGEGAATVATNIGEGAAAVATNLNDKIHAARTGDDLEVAEGEPNLEGHPAAVAVETVREG, encoded by the coding sequence ATGTACTGGTTGCTCAAGCATGTGCTGCTTGGTCCATGGTTGAGGTGGATCTTCAAGCCCGAAGTGGAAGGCGTGGAGAACGTTCCCGCCGAAGGCCCGGCAATCCTGGCGAGCAACCACCTGTCCTACACCGACTGGCTGTTCATGCCCCTGGTCATCTCGCGGCGGGTGACGTTCGTGGCCAAGGCCGACTACTTCGTCGGTGGCGGCATCAAGGGTGAGTTCCAGAAGTGGTTCTTCTCCAACACGGGGCAGGTTCCGATTGACCGCTCCAGCGGCGATGCTGCCGCCGGAGCGCTGAACACCGGTCTGCAGATCCTGGCGCGGGGTGAGTTGTTCGGGATCTTCCCCGAAGGCACCCGGTCGCACGATGGTCGGTTGTACAAGGGCAAGACCGGTGTCGCCCGGATGGCCCTGGCCGCGCAGGTCCCGGTGATCCCGGTCGCGGTCATCGGCACCGACGAGATCGCGCCTCCGGGCAAGGTGTTCGGCCGCTTCGTGCACCCCCAGGTCCGCTTCGGCAAGGCGATCGACTTCTCGCGGTACTACGGGATGGAGGACGATCGCTTCGTCCTGCGCTCGATCACCGACGAGATCATGTACCAGTTGATGCTGTTGTCCGGCCAGGAGTACGTCGACATCTACGCAGCCAAGGCCAAGAGCAAGCTTGCGCAGGTGGCTCGCAACATCGGTGAAGGTGCGGCGACCGTCGCGACGAACATCGGTGAAGGCGCAGCGGCAGTAGCGACCAACCTCAACGACAAGATCCACGCCGCGCGGACCGGCGACGATCTCGAGGTTGCCGAAGGCGAGCCGAACCTCGAGGGGCACCCGGCGGCTGTGGCCGTCGAGACGGTCCGCGAAGGCTGA
- a CDS encoding class II 3-deoxy-7-phosphoheptulonate synthase, producing the protein MFEQVTDASVGGHLDWPSLPAAQQPTWPDEGALQQVRAELATMPPLVFAGECDDLRTQLARAAAGEAFVLQGGDCAERFAEATADNIRDRIKTILQMSAVLTYGGSTPVIKMGRMAGQFAKPRSKDLETRGDVTLPAFRGDIVNDFAFTDEARRPDPNRLLRAYHTSSATLNLVRAFTTGGFADLRRVHEWNRGFIANSAYARYETTAAEIDRAMKFMAACGVDFDELRTVEFFAAHEALLLDYEQPLTRIDSRTGNRYDVSGHFLWVGERTRQLDGAHIDFAARIHNPIGVKVGPAADTDEILSMIDRLDPEREPGRLTFITRMGAGQIRDKLPRIVEKVAASGAPVVWVCDPMHGNTYESSTGYKTREFDQIIDEVRGFFEVHEALGTIPGGLHVELTGNDVTECVGGSEKILDADLEKRYETACDPRLNHQQSLEMAYLVAEMLSDRKKRRQA; encoded by the coding sequence ATGTTTGAACAGGTGACGGATGCGTCCGTCGGTGGCCACCTCGACTGGCCGTCGCTGCCGGCTGCCCAGCAGCCCACCTGGCCCGACGAAGGTGCCCTGCAGCAGGTCCGTGCGGAGTTGGCGACCATGCCGCCGCTGGTGTTCGCCGGGGAGTGCGACGACCTGCGCACCCAGTTGGCGCGCGCCGCTGCCGGCGAAGCATTCGTGCTGCAGGGTGGCGACTGCGCGGAGCGATTCGCCGAGGCCACCGCAGACAACATCCGGGACCGGATCAAGACGATCCTGCAGATGAGCGCCGTGCTGACGTACGGCGGCTCGACACCGGTCATCAAGATGGGCCGGATGGCCGGGCAGTTCGCCAAACCGCGCAGCAAGGACCTCGAGACCCGCGGTGACGTCACCTTGCCGGCGTTCCGCGGCGACATCGTGAACGACTTCGCGTTCACCGACGAGGCGCGTCGGCCCGACCCCAACCGGTTGTTGCGCGCCTACCACACCTCGTCAGCCACGCTGAACCTCGTGCGCGCCTTCACGACCGGCGGCTTCGCCGACCTGCGTCGGGTGCACGAGTGGAACCGCGGCTTCATCGCCAACTCCGCCTACGCCCGTTACGAAACCACCGCGGCCGAGATCGACCGGGCGATGAAGTTCATGGCGGCCTGCGGCGTGGACTTCGATGAGTTGCGCACGGTCGAGTTCTTCGCCGCGCACGAGGCGCTGCTGCTGGACTACGAGCAGCCCCTGACCCGGATCGACTCCCGCACCGGCAACCGGTACGACGTGTCCGGCCACTTCCTGTGGGTCGGGGAGCGCACCCGCCAACTGGACGGTGCGCACATCGACTTCGCGGCCCGGATCCACAACCCGATCGGGGTCAAGGTCGGACCGGCAGCGGACACCGACGAGATCCTGTCCATGATCGATCGCCTCGACCCCGAGCGCGAGCCGGGCCGCCTGACCTTCATCACCCGGATGGGCGCCGGCCAGATCCGCGACAAGCTGCCCCGGATCGTGGAGAAGGTGGCTGCCAGCGGTGCGCCCGTGGTGTGGGTGTGCGACCCGATGCACGGCAACACCTACGAAAGCTCCACGGGCTACAAGACCCGTGAGTTCGACCAGATCATCGATGAGGTTCGCGGCTTCTTCGAAGTGCACGAGGCGCTCGGCACCATCCCCGGCGGACTGCACGTCGAGCTGACCGGCAACGACGTCACCGAGTGCGTGGGCGGCTCGGAGAAGATCCTCGACGCCGACCTGGAGAAGCGCTACGAAACCGCCTGCGATCCGCGGCTGAACCATCAGCAGTCGCTGGAGATGGCCTACCTGGTCGCCGAGATGCTCAGCGACCGCAAGAAGCGCCGCCAGGCCTGA
- the pknB gene encoding Stk1 family PASTA domain-containing Ser/Thr kinase, which produces MTTAPPNAAFSLVGRVVDGRYRVIAHLADGGMGSVFVAVDERLDREVALKIMRADLARDEAFVARFRREARNAARLSHPGVVAVTDQGQDGPYVFIAMELVRGRTLRDVLRADAPLQVDRALGILEPVLAALAAAHDAGIVHRDVKPENVLIAADGTVKVADFGLARAVSTQTLTADSDMLLGTAAYLAPEQVEFGTASEQTDVYAAGLLLFEMLTGRKAFPGEVPIQVAYQHVHGQLPLPSELADGVPAALDDIVEWASAKDPTERPADAAELLRTVRDVRRALPADQLAATPVAHEPLPRSAAPRPDGATDRLQAASTKAIGRRPPASAVRTRRGRARRWWIAALLILALLGGAAAWTFTAGPMGTVAVPTVAGDTLGAAVTKIVDAGFTTSVRQEFSETVPAGAVVSTDPSGSTRRGSAVTLTVSKGKERFSVPTLAGLTQDKARAALSAQHLKIGTITQQYDDATPTGQVISSSPGAGASVKRDSIVDLVVSQGPQPVGVPNVTGQTQSAAEKSLADAGLKVAYGTAQNSDTVASGSVISQDPPDGQQAHHGDTVTLVLSKGPNVVTMPDVTGKDTATATSMLQNLGLKVTVDRYFGGIFDTVRSQSEDAGSKVKVGTTIRLAVV; this is translated from the coding sequence GTGACCACTGCGCCGCCCAACGCTGCCTTCTCCCTGGTGGGCCGCGTCGTGGACGGTCGGTACCGCGTGATCGCGCACCTGGCCGACGGCGGAATGGGCAGCGTCTTCGTAGCGGTCGACGAGCGGCTAGACCGCGAAGTGGCGCTGAAGATCATGCGCGCCGACCTGGCCCGTGACGAGGCGTTCGTGGCGCGATTCCGCCGTGAGGCCCGCAATGCCGCCCGGTTGTCCCATCCTGGCGTCGTCGCCGTCACCGACCAGGGTCAGGACGGTCCGTACGTCTTCATCGCCATGGAACTGGTGCGCGGCCGGACCCTGCGCGATGTCCTGCGCGCGGATGCCCCCCTGCAGGTCGATCGCGCCCTCGGCATCCTCGAACCCGTGCTCGCGGCGCTGGCGGCCGCGCACGACGCCGGGATCGTGCACCGCGACGTCAAACCGGAGAACGTGCTCATCGCCGCCGACGGCACCGTCAAGGTCGCCGACTTCGGTCTGGCCCGTGCGGTCAGCACCCAGACGCTCACCGCGGACAGCGACATGTTGCTCGGCACGGCGGCCTACCTCGCGCCGGAGCAGGTCGAGTTCGGGACCGCGAGCGAACAAACCGACGTCTACGCGGCCGGCCTTCTGCTGTTCGAAATGCTCACGGGCCGTAAGGCGTTCCCGGGCGAGGTGCCCATCCAGGTCGCCTACCAGCACGTGCACGGACAACTGCCGCTGCCCAGCGAACTGGCCGACGGGGTGCCTGCCGCGTTGGACGACATCGTCGAATGGGCCAGCGCGAAGGATCCCACCGAGCGACCCGCGGACGCCGCCGAACTCCTGCGGACCGTGCGTGACGTACGTCGAGCCCTCCCCGCCGACCAACTCGCCGCCACCCCCGTGGCGCACGAACCCCTGCCCCGATCTGCAGCCCCACGCCCGGACGGTGCGACCGACCGACTGCAGGCCGCGTCCACCAAGGCGATCGGCCGACGACCACCCGCGTCCGCGGTGCGCACCCGTCGCGGCCGCGCGCGGCGCTGGTGGATCGCAGCGTTGCTCATTCTGGCGCTCCTCGGGGGCGCAGCAGCCTGGACCTTCACCGCAGGCCCCATGGGCACGGTGGCGGTCCCCACCGTCGCCGGTGACACCTTGGGGGCGGCGGTCACCAAGATCGTGGACGCGGGTTTCACCACGTCGGTGCGTCAGGAGTTCAGCGAGACGGTGCCGGCGGGTGCTGTGGTGTCCACCGATCCGTCTGGCTCCACCCGGCGCGGTAGCGCCGTCACCCTCACCGTCTCCAAGGGCAAGGAGCGGTTCAGCGTGCCGACGCTGGCCGGCCTGACCCAGGACAAAGCCCGTGCCGCGCTGAGCGCGCAGCACCTGAAGATCGGCACGATCACCCAGCAGTACGACGACGCGACGCCCACCGGGCAGGTGATCAGTAGTTCCCCCGGCGCCGGTGCCTCGGTGAAACGCGACAGCATCGTCGACCTGGTGGTCAGCCAGGGCCCCCAGCCGGTCGGCGTACCCAATGTCACCGGGCAGACGCAGAGTGCCGCGGAGAAGTCATTGGCGGACGCCGGCCTGAAGGTGGCCTACGGAACGGCGCAGAACAGCGACACGGTCGCCAGCGGCAGCGTGATCAGTCAGGATCCGCCGGACGGGCAGCAAGCCCACCACGGCGACACGGTCACGCTCGTGCTGTCCAAGGGCCCGAATGTGGTGACGATGCCGGACGTCACCGGCAAGGACACGGCCACGGCCACCTCGATGTTGCAGAACCTCGGGCTCAAGGTCACCGTCGATCGCTACTTCGGCGGCATCTTCGACACCGTTCGCAGCCAGAGCGAGGACGCCGGCAGCAAGGTCAAGGTCGGCACCACCATCCGGCTGGCGGTCGTCTGA
- a CDS encoding Rv2175c family DNA-binding protein, producing MADLETLITDWLSIPEFADALGVPQRQGRKLVDEQVVLSARVGPNQALAVPAAFVRDGQLLPGLTGTITVLRDSGLPDDEALEWLFTPDPTLPIEGGPMGMLSAGRKAEVRKRAMELAL from the coding sequence GTGGCCGATCTCGAGACCCTGATCACCGACTGGTTGTCGATCCCGGAGTTCGCTGATGCGCTCGGGGTCCCGCAGCGGCAGGGTCGCAAGCTGGTGGACGAGCAAGTGGTGCTGTCCGCGCGGGTCGGTCCCAACCAGGCGTTGGCGGTGCCGGCCGCGTTCGTGCGTGATGGTCAGTTGCTTCCGGGGCTGACCGGCACGATCACGGTGCTGCGCGACTCCGGCCTACCCGACGATGAGGCGCTGGAGTGGTTGTTCACCCCGGACCCGACGCTGCCCATCGAGGGTGGTCCCATGGGCATGCTGTCGGCCGGCAGGAAGGCCGAGGTTCGCAAGCGCGCCATGGAGCTGGCTCTCTAG
- a CDS encoding polyprenyl synthetase family protein: MADALEARDLRARVQNTLDSFRIQEQDVLAPLGEPATALLDAVFSLLQGGKRLRAAFCFWGYLGSGGADGDPVVRAASAMEVFQAAALLHDDVMDASDIRRGQPTAHVALAAQHRRAGWYGDPDRFGEAGAILAGDLCLNWTDQLFATCGMTAQEVARGRVYLDQMRTQLMGGQFLDIVESARSWRALSTQERVESARTVIRFKSAGYTIAQPLMIGAASAGAAESSIAALSDYGYALGEAFQLRDDLLGVFGDPATTGKPAGDDIREGKRTVLVAYLLDAASPSELERFDACLGSPDLTEDDVHWVRKLAISTGAVDRVEDLIDQQAAASAVALERAELTDEARSRLIELITVCTARTA, from the coding sequence GTGGCCGACGCACTGGAAGCCCGCGACCTTCGCGCTCGCGTGCAAAACACCCTGGATTCCTTTCGGATCCAGGAGCAGGACGTGCTGGCCCCTCTCGGGGAACCCGCCACGGCCCTGCTCGACGCGGTTTTCTCGCTGCTGCAGGGCGGCAAGCGGTTGCGTGCCGCCTTCTGCTTCTGGGGGTACTTGGGGTCGGGCGGCGCGGACGGCGACCCGGTGGTGCGCGCAGCCAGCGCGATGGAGGTCTTCCAGGCCGCAGCACTGCTGCACGACGACGTGATGGACGCCAGTGACATCCGCCGCGGACAGCCGACAGCGCACGTCGCCCTCGCGGCCCAGCACCGCCGCGCCGGTTGGTACGGCGACCCGGACCGGTTCGGCGAGGCGGGCGCGATCCTGGCCGGCGACCTGTGCCTGAACTGGACCGATCAGTTGTTCGCGACCTGCGGAATGACCGCGCAGGAGGTGGCGCGGGGCCGGGTCTACCTTGACCAGATGCGCACCCAGTTGATGGGTGGGCAGTTCCTGGACATCGTCGAATCAGCGCGTTCGTGGCGCGCCTTGAGCACCCAGGAGCGGGTTGAGTCGGCCCGCACCGTGATCCGGTTCAAGAGCGCGGGCTACACCATCGCCCAGCCGCTGATGATCGGTGCCGCAAGCGCCGGCGCGGCTGAGAGCAGCATTGCGGCGCTGTCCGATTACGGGTACGCCCTGGGCGAGGCGTTCCAGCTACGTGACGACCTGCTCGGCGTCTTCGGTGACCCCGCCACCACCGGTAAACCGGCCGGCGACGACATCCGCGAGGGCAAGCGCACAGTGCTGGTCGCCTACCTACTGGACGCCGCGAGCCCCAGCGAACTCGAGCGGTTCGACGCGTGTCTCGGCTCCCCCGACCTCACCGAGGACGATGTGCACTGGGTGCGCAAACTGGCGATCAGCACCGGCGCGGTCGACCGGGTGGAGGACCTCATCGACCAGCAGGCCGCCGCGTCGGCCGTCGCGCTGGAACGAGCCGAACTGACCGACGAGGCCCGCTCGCGCCTGATCGAGCTGATCACGGTGTGTACGGCGCGCACGGCCTGA
- a CDS encoding methylenetetrahydrofolate reductase: MPADRSAATSARPLIPHLLRRAEPSFSFEFFPPKDDGAEAVLWESIRRVEPVASFVSVTYGAGGSTRDRTVRITGQIESRTTLTTMAHLTCVGTSVADLRSVIGAYADAGIRNVLAVRGDPAGGLGTPWTPHPGGLDHADQLVELVRGLGDFTVGVGAFPDRHPESASLAADVEVLVRKADAGADFAITQMVTDVDTYLRLRDDVAARRPDFQIVPGLLPVTAYGQLQRMTKLNGQPLAQAVLDRLEAVRDDPDAVRAEGIAVCTEHAQRLLAEGAPGVHFITMNRSTASLEVVSNLGQPAEISAAS; the protein is encoded by the coding sequence ATGCCCGCCGATCGATCCGCCGCGACCTCGGCGCGACCGCTGATACCGCACCTGCTTCGTCGCGCCGAGCCGTCCTTCAGCTTCGAGTTCTTCCCGCCGAAGGACGACGGTGCCGAAGCGGTGCTGTGGGAATCCATCCGCCGGGTCGAGCCGGTGGCTTCTTTCGTGTCCGTGACGTACGGCGCGGGTGGTAGCACCCGTGACCGCACCGTGCGCATCACCGGACAGATCGAATCCCGTACGACGCTGACGACGATGGCTCACCTGACCTGCGTCGGGACAAGCGTCGCCGACCTGCGTTCAGTGATCGGGGCGTACGCCGACGCCGGGATCCGCAACGTGCTGGCCGTCCGTGGGGATCCGGCCGGGGGTCTGGGCACACCCTGGACGCCGCACCCCGGTGGCCTGGACCACGCTGACCAGTTGGTGGAACTCGTGCGTGGCCTGGGCGACTTCACCGTTGGCGTCGGAGCCTTCCCCGACCGGCACCCGGAGTCGGCATCGTTGGCCGCGGACGTGGAGGTGCTTGTGCGCAAGGCGGACGCCGGAGCTGACTTCGCGATCACCCAGATGGTCACCGACGTCGACACGTACCTGCGGTTGCGAGATGACGTCGCGGCCCGACGACCGGACTTCCAGATCGTGCCGGGGCTGTTGCCAGTCACGGCGTACGGACAGCTGCAGCGCATGACGAAACTGAACGGTCAGCCGCTGGCCCAGGCGGTTCTTGACCGGCTCGAAGCGGTCCGGGACGATCCGGACGCGGTGCGCGCGGAGGGGATCGCGGTGTGCACCGAACACGCGCAGCGGTTGCTCGCCGAAGGCGCACCCGGTGTGCACTTCATCACGATGAACCGCTCGACGGCCAGTCTCGAAGTCGTGAGCAACCTGGGCCAGCCTGCGGAGATCTCTGCCGCGTCCTGA
- a CDS encoding SAV_6107 family HEPN domain-containing protein, with product MTATVSRPTRTTAPRPVPAPVTDPQVGDLLDRCRIGLLAAGNATSAADRFATAHLAALRAAAAILAARPLPARRTRLRSVWDIVPLVAPELAEWCQFFAATARRRAAVERGSAQVSAREADDLVRQVGLFLDDVTARLGLPPVTSTPPLLRPVVC from the coding sequence ATGACCGCAACCGTTTCGCGTCCCACCCGCACGACCGCCCCGCGCCCGGTGCCAGCGCCGGTGACCGATCCGCAGGTCGGGGACTTGTTGGATCGCTGCCGGATCGGTCTGCTGGCCGCCGGGAACGCCACCAGCGCCGCCGACCGCTTCGCCACGGCACATCTGGCGGCGCTGCGTGCCGCGGCCGCCATTCTCGCCGCCCGGCCTTTGCCGGCGCGGCGTACCCGGCTGCGCAGCGTGTGGGACATCGTCCCGCTGGTGGCTCCGGAGTTGGCTGAGTGGTGCCAGTTCTTTGCCGCGACCGCTCGTCGCCGCGCGGCGGTCGAGCGCGGCTCGGCGCAGGTCAGTGCGCGGGAGGCCGATGACCTGGTGCGTCAGGTCGGGTTGTTCCTCGACGATGTGACCGCCCGCCTCGGTCTGCCCCCGGTGACTTCGACGCCGCCACTGCTGCGGCCGGTGGTGTGCTGA
- a CDS encoding DUF3040 domain-containing protein — protein sequence MPLSDHEQRLLDQMERALYAEDPKFVSSMAAVPHRLRQRRRLLLGALVLLVGVGLVVLGVASQLVWLGAIGFVVMVAGGAYALTPTRQSLEAVDGTAQRTTGSTKRRFGRTKNPGSEGFMQRLEERWDKRRHEDTW from the coding sequence GTGCCGCTCTCCGATCACGAGCAACGGTTGCTCGACCAGATGGAGCGTGCGCTCTACGCCGAGGACCCGAAGTTCGTTTCCAGCATGGCGGCCGTTCCGCATCGGCTGCGCCAGCGTCGACGCTTGTTGCTAGGTGCTCTGGTGCTGCTGGTCGGAGTCGGTCTGGTGGTGCTCGGTGTGGCCTCACAACTGGTGTGGCTGGGTGCCATCGGTTTTGTGGTGATGGTCGCGGGCGGTGCCTACGCGCTGACCCCGACCCGCCAGAGTCTCGAAGCGGTGGACGGCACGGCGCAGCGGACGACCGGATCCACGAAACGACGCTTCGGTCGGACGAAGAATCCCGGGTCTGAAGGGTTCATGCAGCGGCTCGAAGAGCGCTGGGACAAGCGACGGCACGAAGACACCTGGTAG
- a CDS encoding siderophore-interacting protein, protein MTTRLMVTRTEDITPGLRRVWFHSDDLSAFDGSSHTDRYVKLIFARDGQPLPDSVDVRAMRRDGVPAEQLPDVRTYTALFPDVGAGTVAIDFVIHGDEGVAGPWAARAVPGQVLHANGPGGGYRPDPSADWHLLIGDESAVPAITAALAELGPEPTVRLLLAVPGPDHELALSLGPDQQVRYVNDASALVAAVRELPWLAGRVQVFAHGEAQAIMHGVRPYLLKERGVPRSDASISGYWRQGRSEDAFRVWKQELAAAERVE, encoded by the coding sequence GTGACGACACGATTGATGGTGACCCGGACTGAAGACATCACGCCAGGACTGCGACGGGTCTGGTTCCACAGTGACGACCTGTCGGCCTTCGATGGAAGTAGCCACACCGATCGCTACGTGAAGCTGATCTTTGCTCGGGACGGTCAGCCGCTCCCAGACTCGGTGGACGTGCGTGCGATGCGGCGGGACGGCGTGCCGGCCGAGCAGTTGCCCGACGTGCGCACCTACACCGCACTCTTCCCGGACGTCGGGGCCGGGACGGTAGCGATCGACTTCGTGATCCACGGCGACGAAGGGGTCGCCGGCCCCTGGGCAGCGCGCGCCGTACCGGGACAGGTTTTGCACGCCAATGGCCCGGGCGGTGGCTACCGGCCCGATCCGAGCGCGGACTGGCACCTGTTGATCGGTGACGAATCCGCGGTACCCGCGATTACTGCCGCGCTGGCTGAACTCGGGCCCGAGCCCACCGTGCGGTTGCTGCTCGCGGTGCCCGGCCCGGACCACGAACTCGCTCTGTCGCTGGGGCCTGACCAACAGGTGCGGTACGTCAATGACGCCTCGGCGCTGGTGGCGGCCGTGCGGGAACTGCCGTGGCTTGCCGGTCGGGTGCAGGTGTTCGCGCACGGTGAAGCGCAGGCCATCATGCACGGCGTGCGGCCCTACCTACTCAAGGAGCGCGGCGTGCCTCGTTCGGATGCGTCGATCTCCGGCTACTGGCGCCAGGGTCGCAGCGAGGACGCGTTCCGGGTCTGGAAGCAGGAGTTGGCCGCCGCCGAACGCGTCGAGTGA